The following is a genomic window from Cupriavidus taiwanensis.
GACTTTGCCCGTGGTTACGATTCGGCGGTGAACGGCGACAGCACGTATTTCGTATGGCTGAACCGGGGCAAGGAATCGATTGTTCTTGACTTCGCCAAGCCCGGAGATGCCGAGCTGTTGCAGCGCATCATTGGTCGGGCGGACGTGCTCATCCAGAATCTTGGCCCGGGGGCGGCAAAGCGTGCCGGCTTCGGCTGGGAAGAGATGCGCGCCCGTCATCCGCGTCTGATTACTTGCGACATTACGGGCTATGGCGAAGAGGGCCCGTATGCCGGAATGCGCGCCTATGACCTGCTCGTGCAGGCAGAAAGCGGCATCGCATCCGTTACTGGCACCCCCGAGGCTCCCGGCAGAATTGGCGTTTCCGCCTGCGATGTTGCAACCGGCATGTACGCTCATGCGGCCATTCTGGAGGCATTGCTGCAACGCGAGCGCACGGGAATCGGAAGCGCCATCCATGTCTCGCTTTTTGACGCAATGAGCGACTGGATGACCGTGCCGCTTCTGCACTACGAGTACGCAGGCATGATCTGGCCCCGCGTAGGTTTATCCCATCCCACCATCGCTCCCTATGGGGCCTTTCCGGTCGGCGCCGCCGTCGGCGATGAAGAAACCGTGCTGGTCGGGGTTCAGAACGACGGTGAGTGGAGCAGGTTTGCTCAGGACGTGCTCAAACGCCCGGATCTGCTTGAAAGGCCCGAATTTTCCACCAATCTTG
Proteins encoded in this region:
- a CDS encoding CaiB/BaiF CoA transferase family protein; its protein translation is MALPLEGILVVAVEQAAAAPYASSRLADAGARVIKIERAGGDFARGYDSAVNGDSTYFVWLNRGKESIVLDFAKPGDAELLQRIIGRADVLIQNLGPGAAKRAGFGWEEMRARHPRLITCDITGYGEEGPYAGMRAYDLLVQAESGIASVTGTPEAPGRIGVSACDVATGMYAHAAILEALLQRERTGIGSAIHVSLFDAMSDWMTVPLLHYEYAGMIWPRVGLSHPTIAPYGAFPVGAAVGDEETVLVGVQNDGEWSRFAQDVLKRPDLLERPEFSTNLARVEHRAELDQEIVAILATMTKLEVVEALKASRIAFASVNDVTQLSTHPQLRRVTVPTAHGEANLVAPPAIFRGQSRTLGDVPGLGQHTTAIRDEFSK